From the Mangifera indica cultivar Alphonso chromosome 10, CATAS_Mindica_2.1, whole genome shotgun sequence genome, one window contains:
- the LOC123227597 gene encoding LOW QUALITY PROTEIN: calmodulin-binding transcription activator 2 (The sequence of the model RefSeq protein was modified relative to this genomic sequence to represent the inferred CDS: inserted 1 base in 1 codon), translating into MADRGSYPSGARLDFQQIQMEAQYRWLRPAEISEILWNYQKFHIASEPPNRPSSGSLFLFDRKVLRYFRKDGHNWRKKKDGKTVKEAHEKLKVGSVDVLHCYYAHGEENENFQRRCYWLLEQDMMHIVFVHYLEVKGNKMNVGGLSESNEVISNLGKASPLTYSYPENHSKAPSGSGITDSTSPTSTLTSSCEEADSGDSYQVSSRFSKHLHSPQMGHAPTMDKMNFGPLNSYIALPKTDSHEGQSSIPIDQLPRVLGDRPKDNLDGTYTIESQRTLGLGSWEEVLEQCSRGLDSVPSNAGTGINFQKDNLIHGELLSGQNSVKTEYSSSVPVQSNSQIPFADDSLHLSNWNLCSNLDLAYDPDVGLFEGNEACLQNALEAFHGHVDQQCELPIQNNLLLGDLESQCLSKSSYENEMHREHSINHAFSIKQKLLNGECGLEKVDSFTRWVNKELGEVEDLNMQSSSGISWTSVGCENVVEDSSLSLSLAQDQLFSITDFSPKWSYTDLEIEVLVIGTFLKSQQEVAKCNWSCMFGEVEVPAEILADGVLCCRAPPHXGGQVPFYVTCSNRQACSEVREFEFKMGSVKDVVISDVYGFATGEMILCLQLEKLLSTRSLSLPNYLSEKSCEKLNIMGKIIFLKEEEEQMVEPTTKNLSQHGMEQVLQKQMKKKLYSWLLRKVIEDGKGPSVLDDEGQGVLHLSSALGYDWAIKPTITAGVSINFRDVNGWTSLHWAAFCGREQTVAVLVSMGAASGALTDPTPEFPLCRTPADLASANGHKGISGFLAESSLTSHLSSLTVNDSTENGASEDSRARAVQTVSERTPTPVNHGDVSDALSLKDSLTAVCNATQAADRIHQVFRMQSFQWKQLTEFGNDFDISDEHALSLVTTKTLRPVHSGQAHAAAIQIQKKFRGWKKRKEFLLIRQRIVKIQAHVRGHQVRKQYKSITWSVGILEKVILRWRRKGSGLRGFRRDALSKQSEPQSESLEDDYDFLKEGRKQTEERLQKALSRVKSMVQYPEGRAQYRRLLTVVEGFRAAKEGCDMDLSGSEEMIYDIDEDLVGIDSLVYDDTLMPIASD; encoded by the exons GTGgttcactttttctttttgatcgAAAGGTTTTGAGATACTTTAGGAAGGATGGACATAATTGGCGgaagaaaaaagatggaaaaACTGTTAAGGAGGCTCATGAGAAATTGAAG GTTGGAAGCGTTGATGTATTACATTGCTATTATGCCCATGGAGAagagaatgaaaattttcaaaggcGCTGTTATTGGTTGCTTGAACA GGATATGATGCACATAGTTTTTGTCCACTATTTGGAAGTTAAG GGTAATAAAATGAATGTTGGAGGCCTGAGTGAGAGTAATGAAGTTATATCGAATCTAGGAAAGGCCAGCCCTTTGACTTATAGCTATCCTGAAAATCATAGCAAAGCACCTTCAGGATCAGGAATTACAGATTCCACTAGCCCAACCAGCACTCTGACATCATCATGTGAAGAGGCTGATTCTG GAGATAGTTATCAAGTGAGTTCTAGATTCTCAAAACATCTTCACTCTCCACAAATGGGACATGCACCTACTATGGATAAGATGAATTTTGGCCCCCTAAATTCATACATTGCGCTTCCTAAGACAG ACAGTCACGAAGGTCAGTCATCAATTCCTATAGATCAACTGCCCCGGGTTCTTGGAGACAGACCCAAAGATAATCTTGATGGTACTTATACAATTGAGTCTCAAAGGACACTTGGTTTGGGATCATGGGAAGAGGTCTTGGAACAGTGCAGCAGGGGACTTGATAGTGTGCCCTCTAATGCTGGTACTGGAATCAACTTTCAAAAAGACAATCTGATTCACGGTGAACTTTTATCTGGCCAGAATTCTGTCAAAACAGAGTACTCGAGTTCTGTTCCTGTCCAATCAAATTCTCAG ATTCCATTTGCAGATGATTCCTTGCACTTGTCAAATTGGAATCTCTGTTCAAATTTGGATTTGGCATATGATCCAGATGTTGGGTTATTTGAGGGAAATGAAGCTTGTTTACAAAATGCTCTTGAGGCATTTCATGGTCATGTTGATCAGCAATGTGAACTGCCTATACAGAACAATCTTTTGCTTGGAGATTTGGAATCTCAATGTTTGTCAAAATCTAGTTATGAAAATGAAATGCATAGAGAACATAGTATCAATCATGCCTTTTCTATAAAACAAAAGTTACTAAATGGAGAATGTGGCTTGGAAAAAGTTGACAGCTTCACACGGTGGGTAAATAAAGAACTGGGTGAGGTAGAAGATTTGAATATGCAATCCTCCTCTGGTATTTCATGGACCTCTGTTGGGTGTGAAAATGTTGTTGAAGATTCTTCACTGAGCCTCTCTCTTGCCCAGGATCAGCTCTTCAGCATAACTGATTTTTCACCTAAGTGGTCCTACACAGATTTAGAAATTGAg GTTCTGGTTATTGGAACATTTTTGAAGAGCCAACAAGAGGTAGCTAAATGTAACTGGTCATGCATGTTTGGGGAAGTTGAGGTTCCTGCAGAAATTTTGGCTGATGGGGTTCTTTGTTGTCGTGCACCCCCTC ACGGTGGGCAAGTTCCTTTTTATGTAACGTGTTCCAACCGGCAAGCATGTAGTGAAGTCCgagaatttgagtttaaaatggGCTCCGTTAAAGATGTAGTTATTTCAGATGTATATGGTTTTGCCACAGGTGAAATGATTCTTTGTCTTCAACTTGAGAAGCTCCTATCTACAAGGTCATTGAGTCTTCCAAATTATCTCTCTGAAAAATCTTGTGAGAAACTGAATATAATGGGTAAAATCATTTTTCTGAAAGAGGAAGAGGAACAGATGGTGGAGCCAACCACAAAGAACTTGTCCCAACATGGAATGGAGCAAGTCCTTCAGAAGCAGATGAAAAAGAAGTTGTATTCCTGGCTCCTTCGTAAAGTAATTGAAGATGGTAAAGGACCTAGTGTTTTAGATGATGAGGGGCAAGGTGTATTACACTTATCATCTGCTCTTGGTTATGATTGGGCCATAAAGCCCACTATCACTGCAGGAGTTAGTATCAATTTCCGGGATGTGAATGGATGGACTTCCCTTCATTGGGCTGCATTTTGTGGCAG AGAGCAGACAGTTGCTGTACTTGTGTCAATGGGCGCTGCTTCAGGAGCTCTGACCGATCCCACCCCGGAATTTCCTTTGTGTAGAACTCCTGCAGATCTGGCTTCAGCAAATGGACATAAAGGAATTTCTGGTTTTCTAGCAGAGTCTTCTTTGACCAGCCACCTCTCATCCCTTACAGTGAATGATTCAACAGAAAATGGTGCCTCTGAAGATTCAAGGGCTCGAGCTGTGCAAACTGTGTCAGAGCGAACACCCACTCCTGTGAATCATGGTGATGTATCAGATGCACTATCACTGAAGGATTCACTAACTGCAGTCTGTAATGCTACACAGGCTGCTGATCGTATACATCAAGTCTTCAGAATGCAATCATTCCAGTGGAAGCAGTTAACTGAGTTTGGTAATGACTTTGATATTTCGGATGAGCATGCTCTTTCGCTTGTAACAACTAAGACACTCAGACCTGTACACAGTGGGCAAGCCCATGCTGCCGCCATACAGATTCAGAAGAAGTTTCGTGgttggaagaagagaaaagagttCCTGTTAATTCGCCAAAGAATTGTTAAAATCCAG GCACATGTGAGGGGACACCAGGTAAGGAAACAATACAAATCAATTACCTGGTCAGTTGGAATACTGGAGAAGGTCATTTTACGCTGGAGACGAAAAGGAAGTGGTTTACGTGGATTCAGACGAGACGCTCTCAGTAAGCAGTCTGAACCACAATCTGAGTCCTTAGAAGACGACTATGATTTTCTCAAAGAGGGAAGAAAACAAACAGAAGAAAGGTTGCAAAAAGCACTTAGTAGGGTCAAGTCCATGGTTCAGTATCCTGAGGGACGAGCTCAGTACCGAAGGTTGCTGACTGTTGTTGAAGGTTTCCGTGCGGCCAAg GAGGGGTGTGATATGGATTTAAGCGGCTCTGAGGAAATGATATACGATATTGATGAAGATCTGGTTGGTATCGACTCACTTGTTTATGATGATACTCTCATGCCCATTGCATCTGATTGA